In a single window of the Paenibacillus sp. MMS20-IR301 genome:
- a CDS encoding response regulator, protein MIRVMLIDDEEDALDLLEILLVQTGNVEVAGRYRNPLQALEDLGRITVDAVFLDIQMPGIKGTEAARRIRSLSPDLPIVFTTAYAEYALEAFDIDSTDYLLKPFTAGRLQRAVERIAKRVYIEARLPEPDTSPAPSVHALGGFHILSLLETGKEVVWRTKKERELCAFLIHYEGKRVNAAVIIEALWPGYDLDKAKAYLYTCLSYLRRSLAEHGIPIRISKGNMGFAAELDEITPDVTPFESLLNKIVTEEHMNELSYDQMNAMYTGDYMEGCDFGWAVARQLEIKSLYVRALRKWNRYYRSQGKHALAVDSLQRLLLLAPDSEIDGRALIGLHLELGNRSEAYRVSAQLEHAVRIQLGTELEEETLVLVRKTMEGAERTAR, encoded by the coding sequence ATGATACGTGTCATGTTGATTGACGATGAAGAAGATGCGCTGGATCTGCTTGAAATATTGCTTGTACAGACCGGAAATGTGGAGGTTGCCGGGAGATACAGGAATCCCCTTCAGGCACTTGAAGACTTAGGCCGGATAACAGTGGACGCGGTATTTCTGGATATCCAAATGCCGGGAATCAAGGGTACAGAAGCTGCCCGCCGAATCCGGAGCCTGTCCCCTGATCTGCCAATCGTCTTCACGACTGCCTATGCGGAATATGCACTGGAAGCATTCGATATTGATTCAACGGATTACCTGCTGAAGCCGTTTACGGCGGGCCGGTTACAAAGAGCGGTGGAACGGATAGCCAAGAGAGTATATATAGAGGCCAGGCTGCCAGAGCCAGACACGTCTCCTGCTCCGTCAGTTCATGCTCTCGGAGGATTCCACATCCTCTCCCTGCTCGAAACGGGCAAGGAAGTGGTGTGGAGAACGAAAAAAGAGCGGGAGCTGTGCGCATTTCTGATTCATTATGAAGGAAAGCGCGTAAATGCTGCTGTGATTATTGAGGCTTTGTGGCCCGGGTACGATCTCGATAAAGCCAAGGCGTACCTGTACACCTGTCTATCCTATCTCCGGAGAAGCCTGGCGGAGCATGGCATCCCCATCCGGATCAGTAAAGGAAACATGGGGTTTGCTGCCGAACTGGATGAAATCACGCCGGATGTTACCCCATTCGAGAGCTTGTTGAACAAAATAGTAACAGAAGAGCACATGAATGAGCTGAGCTACGATCAGATGAACGCGATGTACACGGGGGATTATATGGAAGGTTGCGATTTCGGCTGGGCGGTCGCCAGACAGCTGGAGATCAAATCGCTATATGTACGTGCACTCCGCAAATGGAACAGGTATTACAGGAGCCAAGGGAAGCATGCGCTTGCGGTGGATAGTCTACAGCGGCTGCTCTTACTTGCTCCCGACTCCGAGATCGACGGCCGTGCGCTGATCGGACTCCACCTCGAGCTCGGCAACCGCAGTGAGGCCTACCGTGTAAGTGCACAGCTGGAGCACGCCGTGCGCATTCAGCTTGGGACAGAGCTGGAGGAGGAGACGCTGGTGCTGGTCCGGAAAACGATGGAAGGAGCGGAGCGCACAGCCCGATGA
- a CDS encoding C45 family peptidase — protein sequence MEMNMKLFAKLSAFIILIVHLAGCTAGKEADLSKEPVSIVHKGSHFEVVLDFTAGTSHFDMGKAYGAAILQAMPDYEALFDSYIADTAKSSQELDYLIARVNDIKPQLNQDYVDEIEGIAASLSGLTQTSRGDGKLSADELFLINLFPDVARSTQCSALSVYGQRSETQETMTARILEWYSGTQNQLARLHAVVTYKNSAQSMVTIGYLGYMGTISGFNDDGVFGSILDAGTGLTYSSSSKYSYPMDLRYALEHYQTIDEVADFLKSPDRAYTFSHLIFLSDPSVSKVLENNVAGKANSLRDLRTEQSKLNGKITWDIPDSIGSVNSFMLKGNLNNHSYYLNNIARYESMKHELKSKGDQVSLDELKSIAAYYTGEGPREQTDGDLYTVGTQQIIIFEPGKLNLEVFFRPVSNELPAVPQFEQIPVDF from the coding sequence ATGGAGATGAATATGAAACTATTTGCAAAGTTAAGCGCATTCATTATTCTGATTGTACATTTAGCTGGTTGTACTGCTGGCAAGGAAGCTGATTTATCCAAAGAACCTGTTTCTATAGTCCATAAGGGCAGCCACTTTGAGGTGGTCCTTGATTTTACTGCGGGTACATCCCATTTTGATATGGGCAAGGCTTATGGTGCGGCGATTCTGCAGGCTATGCCTGATTATGAAGCCCTTTTCGATTCCTATATAGCTGATACGGCCAAGAGCAGCCAAGAACTTGACTACCTGATAGCAAGAGTAAATGATATCAAGCCTCAGCTGAATCAGGATTATGTCGATGAAATTGAAGGCATTGCCGCAAGTTTATCAGGATTGACCCAGACTAGCAGAGGAGACGGGAAGCTTTCTGCCGATGAGCTTTTTCTAATCAACCTGTTCCCGGATGTGGCAAGAAGCACTCAATGCTCAGCACTAAGCGTATATGGTCAAAGATCGGAGACACAAGAAACCATGACCGCGAGAATTCTGGAATGGTATAGCGGAACACAGAACCAGCTGGCCCGTCTGCATGCTGTAGTTACGTACAAGAATTCTGCACAATCCATGGTGACTATTGGTTATTTGGGATATATGGGGACGATTTCAGGATTTAATGATGACGGGGTATTCGGATCGATTCTGGATGCAGGAACGGGGCTTACCTATTCTTCCTCATCGAAATATTCTTACCCTATGGATTTGCGGTATGCGCTTGAACATTATCAGACGATCGATGAGGTTGCTGATTTTCTGAAGTCGCCTGATCGGGCGTACACTTTTAGCCATTTAATTTTTCTGAGTGATCCCTCTGTCAGCAAAGTCCTGGAAAATAATGTAGCAGGAAAAGCAAATAGCCTTCGTGACCTCCGGACAGAGCAATCCAAATTAAACGGGAAAATCACCTGGGATATCCCTGACTCCATAGGATCTGTAAACTCATTTATGTTAAAAGGTAATCTCAACAATCACTCCTATTACTTAAATAACATCGCAAGATATGAGAGTATGAAACATGAGCTTAAGTCCAAAGGAGATCAGGTTTCGCTGGATGAGCTGAAATCGATTGCTGCCTACTACACCGGGGAAGGACCGCGGGAGCAGACGGATGGTGATCTGTACACCGTCGGGACCCAGCAAATCATTATTTTTGAGCCAGGCAAGCTGAATCTGGAGGTATTCTTCAGACCCGTATCTAATGAGCTGCCGGCTGTTCCTCAATTTGAACAAATACCTGTGGATTTTTAA
- a CDS encoding helix-turn-helix transcriptional regulator, protein MDILAEFGSRVKELRARSGISQELLAHRSELDRTYISGVERGMRNISLVNIEKIAGALSVPMNYLFSNERFTSNPVFLKKEAEVPISERFKYHLDWDHKLLTIQIQGLVTGANVDYISKIWRGIVSNFAEGELSVFVDHRDMKAGDGVPVVFFPEVIEKAVVLQQNVIAGSKKAIVLCNSEFMVHQLNYMTSISGVRDKTTPLYDTDKQMLGQAYELLEVHGNELIKL, encoded by the coding sequence ATGGATATACTCGCCGAGTTCGGAAGTAGGGTTAAGGAACTGCGTGCCCGCAGCGGAATTTCGCAAGAGCTGCTGGCACATCGCTCCGAACTGGATCGTACATATATAAGCGGAGTGGAGCGCGGTATGCGTAATATTAGCTTGGTTAATATTGAGAAGATTGCGGGCGCGCTGAGTGTCCCGATGAATTACTTGTTCTCCAATGAGCGGTTTACAAGCAATCCTGTATTTCTGAAGAAAGAAGCCGAAGTCCCGATATCCGAAAGATTTAAGTATCATTTGGACTGGGACCACAAGCTGCTTACTATTCAAATTCAAGGATTAGTAACCGGGGCAAACGTAGATTACATATCGAAAATATGGAGAGGCATTGTCTCTAATTTCGCAGAGGGTGAGCTAAGTGTGTTCGTTGATCATAGAGATATGAAAGCAGGGGACGGGGTGCCTGTTGTGTTTTTCCCTGAAGTCATTGAGAAAGCAGTTGTGCTACAGCAGAATGTGATCGCAGGCAGCAAAAAGGCTATTGTATTATGCAATTCAGAATTCATGGTACATCAGCTGAACTATATGACATCCATAAGCGGGGTACGGGATAAAACAACTCCCTTGTACGATACGGATAAACAAATGTTAGGCCAAGCTTACGAACTGTTAGAGGTTCACGGGAATGAATTAATTAAACTTTGA
- a CDS encoding phosphotransferase: MNDYYLRIAKEALSNYSITCKSIDFIAQSGNTIYKVTDHDNNSYSLRLHISKGGALESYWSKPEVIRSEMVWLHALALDTDLTLPSPYKNTCGEFVTVVDSTSCTLLQWVEGEQKPFIPTAEEAGLLGELIGKLHRQASKWQAPDSFERPAFDGSRILESLEKLKARTTAGLLDAADTELLQTAGRRIIAMMNSIERTPGNWGMIHADLIPNNLVFHGAEVRPIDFGACGFGYYLFDLGSAFSFIHPAFREQLLKSYSMVHPLPDNYVELLEGFFIAAQLDTMNFWMGLPDSQEWLPGHIRKLAGREVAAYVNNEPYLYSGVPHWE, translated from the coding sequence TTGAATGACTATTATTTAAGGATTGCAAAGGAAGCATTAAGCAACTACTCCATCACCTGCAAATCCATAGATTTCATAGCCCAGAGCGGAAATACGATCTATAAAGTCACTGACCACGATAACAACAGTTATAGTCTCCGGTTGCATATCTCCAAGGGCGGCGCGCTTGAAAGCTATTGGAGCAAGCCGGAGGTAATCCGTTCTGAAATGGTCTGGCTGCACGCCTTAGCCTTGGATACGGACTTAACCCTTCCTTCACCTTACAAGAATACCTGCGGAGAATTCGTTACAGTCGTGGACAGCACAAGCTGCACTTTGCTGCAATGGGTGGAAGGGGAGCAGAAGCCTTTTATTCCTACGGCAGAGGAAGCCGGGTTACTGGGTGAATTAATCGGCAAATTACACAGACAAGCCTCGAAGTGGCAAGCTCCTGATTCATTTGAGCGCCCTGCCTTTGATGGCTCCCGTATCTTAGAGTCCCTTGAGAAGCTTAAAGCGCGGACTACTGCCGGGCTGCTCGATGCAGCAGATACGGAGCTGCTTCAGACTGCAGGCAGGCGGATCATTGCTATGATGAATTCCATTGAACGGACACCGGGCAATTGGGGTATGATTCATGCCGATCTGATTCCGAATAACTTAGTGTTTCATGGAGCAGAAGTGCGGCCGATTGATTTCGGAGCTTGCGGGTTCGGCTATTATCTGTTTGATCTGGGCTCCGCATTTTCCTTCATCCACCCTGCATTCAGAGAACAGCTGCTTAAGTCTTATTCCATGGTTCATCCGTTGCCGGATAACTATGTTGAGCTGTTGGAGGGCTTCTTCATTGCCGCACAGCTGGATACTATGAATTTCTGGATGGGTCTGCCTGACTCGCAGGAATGGCTGCCGGGCCATATCCGCAAATTAGCCGGCAGGGAAGTTGCTGCCTATGTGAACAATGAGCCCTACCTCTACAGCGGCGTGCCGCATTGGGAGTAA
- a CDS encoding ATP-binding protein, with amino-acid sequence MLLATYGLLLTYFTVHKKPMPVAVNGVMDLSKWAFREDGVVRLDGQWEFYPHRLLFSRPPAPVKSGVEAPSFIQVPGSWSGQMDTLGVATYRLRLLIDDDSAVYGLKTAAILVSNRLIVNGVAVGSSGYPDLKENYRALNKPYVSYFTLKPGWNEILVEVANHEFRVTSGIGESLQFGKAEQISRIRDLATAHDWVALTAFLIMGLYFIGLFSQRRNDRSLVVFGLVCVFIAAFTSVSGERVLFDVIGPFPFWLYFRIQMVLTVGVGMGFLLYVFTAFRPYSHRGIMHGGLIAGASLLLLQMGFATQITTGLFRLVTSLYVTLALLYATYVFVYAVLHKVAGSWYLAVAAMALNALVLNQNLNVYFGVPIYSLPPVEPFLVLLMLALLMSLRFSKAFQRIEELSGQLMEADKHKDDFLARTSHEFKTPLHGVMNISRSMLDDTANPPGAGQREKLQLVIDITRKLSQLVYDILDLSKLKQGEFRIMPAPVDVRSVVEMQVRFYAYLGIEKEIQLINQVPEGLPPAYADENRLSQVISNLLDNAVKHTEHGTVIVTGKEHEGSLQFEVRDTGTGIHPEDIPYIFEPFKSMEAARKRGFGLGLPIAKQLIELQGGGLTVNSVPGEGTAFTFTLPVAEHNREDLDNTVYPSIAYTLPPEKEYSFPTPYVMNPGGNRTVLIVDDQYVNLKVLLDALESLDYRVIAVNDGYEALRQIDQPGRIDLVILDLMMPGMSGYEVCQELRKRYSLLELPVLMVTAALQPQDKVAAFQAGANDYLPKPFDLEELKARIGSLLAMKESLGRAVHMEVAFLQSQIKPHFLYNVLNSIVASSYTDIERARSLIAGLADYLRGSFRFSNTDERIEFAEEFKLIRTYVEIEQARFRDRIGFEHEIPDAAYHLQMPPLLLQPLIENAIRHGIGDRIEGGTVKLTAERSDGYWLFVVTDDGVGIPPERMKGLLGQDEPGGRQGVGLRNIDKRLRFEYGTLLELTSELGRGTSVAFRIPDVQP; translated from the coding sequence ATGTTGCTAGCGACCTACGGGCTGCTGTTAACCTACTTCACAGTCCATAAGAAACCGATGCCGGTCGCGGTAAATGGAGTCATGGACCTCAGCAAGTGGGCATTCCGGGAGGACGGTGTCGTCCGGCTGGACGGGCAATGGGAGTTCTATCCCCATCGCCTGCTCTTCAGCCGTCCCCCTGCACCGGTGAAATCCGGAGTGGAGGCTCCTTCGTTCATTCAGGTGCCCGGATCATGGTCCGGGCAGATGGATACGCTGGGAGTGGCAACCTACAGGCTTAGGCTCCTGATTGATGATGATAGCGCCGTATACGGGCTCAAGACGGCGGCCATTCTCGTCTCCAACCGGCTTATCGTCAACGGTGTGGCCGTAGGTTCCAGCGGCTACCCTGACCTGAAGGAGAATTACCGGGCCCTTAACAAGCCGTATGTCAGCTACTTTACCTTAAAGCCGGGCTGGAATGAAATTCTCGTCGAAGTCGCGAACCATGAATTCCGGGTGACAAGCGGGATCGGCGAATCGCTCCAATTCGGTAAGGCTGAGCAGATCTCAAGAATCCGCGACCTCGCGACGGCGCATGACTGGGTTGCGTTAACTGCCTTTCTGATTATGGGACTGTACTTTATCGGCTTATTCTCCCAGCGCAGAAATGACCGTTCCCTTGTTGTATTCGGACTCGTCTGCGTATTTATTGCGGCATTTACAAGTGTCAGCGGTGAACGGGTGCTCTTCGATGTCATCGGTCCGTTTCCGTTCTGGCTGTATTTCCGTATTCAGATGGTGCTGACGGTCGGGGTGGGCATGGGATTCTTACTGTATGTGTTTACCGCGTTCCGTCCCTATAGCCACAGAGGGATCATGCACGGAGGCCTGATTGCCGGGGCTTCATTGCTCCTGCTGCAAATGGGCTTCGCTACGCAGATTACGACGGGACTGTTTCGCCTGGTGACATCGCTATACGTCACGTTAGCTTTGTTGTACGCCACCTATGTATTTGTCTACGCGGTTCTGCATAAGGTAGCCGGCAGCTGGTATCTGGCTGTGGCCGCTATGGCCTTGAACGCGCTGGTGCTGAACCAGAACCTTAACGTCTACTTCGGCGTCCCTATCTATTCACTGCCGCCTGTCGAGCCGTTTCTCGTACTGCTCATGCTTGCTCTGCTGATGTCGCTCCGCTTCTCGAAGGCATTCCAGAGAATAGAGGAGCTTTCGGGGCAGCTGATGGAGGCTGATAAGCACAAGGACGATTTCCTGGCGCGTACCTCGCATGAGTTCAAGACGCCGCTGCACGGCGTGATGAACATATCCCGGTCGATGCTTGACGATACGGCGAATCCGCCCGGGGCCGGGCAGCGGGAGAAGCTTCAACTGGTGATTGATATTACGAGGAAGCTATCCCAGCTTGTCTATGACATTCTGGACTTATCCAAGCTGAAACAGGGCGAGTTCAGAATCATGCCCGCGCCGGTCGATGTCCGTTCAGTCGTGGAGATGCAGGTCCGTTTCTACGCGTATCTTGGTATAGAGAAGGAGATTCAACTCATCAATCAGGTACCGGAAGGCTTGCCTCCCGCGTACGCCGATGAGAACCGGCTGAGCCAGGTCATCAGCAATTTGCTGGACAATGCGGTCAAGCACACGGAGCACGGAACGGTTATTGTCACCGGGAAGGAGCACGAAGGCTCGCTGCAGTTCGAAGTCCGGGATACGGGGACAGGTATCCATCCGGAGGATATACCGTATATCTTCGAGCCGTTCAAATCCATGGAGGCCGCGCGGAAGCGCGGTTTTGGACTGGGGCTGCCCATTGCGAAGCAGCTGATTGAGCTGCAGGGAGGCGGGCTCACCGTAAATTCAGTGCCCGGGGAAGGCACAGCCTTCACTTTTACACTGCCGGTAGCTGAACATAATCGAGAAGACCTAGACAATACGGTCTATCCGTCTATAGCCTATACTCTGCCCCCGGAGAAGGAATATTCCTTCCCGACGCCTTATGTTATGAATCCGGGCGGTAACCGCACGGTCCTGATCGTCGATGATCAATATGTGAATCTGAAGGTCCTGCTGGATGCACTGGAGTCTCTTGATTACCGCGTCATCGCGGTTAACGACGGATATGAGGCGCTCCGCCAGATTGATCAGCCGGGGAGAATTGATCTGGTCATCCTGGATCTGATGATGCCGGGGATGTCCGGATACGAGGTATGCCAGGAACTCCGCAAGCGCTATTCGCTGCTGGAGCTGCCTGTGCTGATGGTGACGGCTGCCCTTCAGCCGCAGGATAAGGTGGCGGCATTCCAGGCGGGGGCCAACGATTATTTGCCCAAGCCGTTCGATCTTGAAGAACTGAAGGCCCGGATTGGAAGCCTGCTCGCCATGAAGGAATCGCTCGGACGCGCAGTACATATGGAGGTGGCGTTTCTGCAATCACAGATCAAGCCGCATTTTCTATATAATGTCCTCAATAGTATCGTTGCTTCCAGTTATACAGATATAGAGCGTGCCCGGAGCCTGATTGCCGGATTGGCTGATTATTTGCGGGGGAGCTTCCGGTTCAGCAATACGGATGAACGTATCGAATTCGCTGAGGAATTCAAGCTGATCCGGACGTATGTGGAGATTGAGCAAGCGAGGTTCAGGGATCGCATCGGCTTTGAACATGAGATCCCCGATGCGGCTTATCATCTGCAGATGCCGCCGCTCTTGCTGCAGCCGCTCATCGAGAACGCGATCCGCCACGGCATCGGAGACCGGATTGAAGGCGGCACCGTGAAATTGACAGCAGAGCGGTCGGACGGATATTGGTTATTCGTTGTAACCGATGACGGCGTCGGAATTCCCCCAGAGCGGATGAAGGGGCTGCTCGGGCAAGACGAGCCTGGCGGCCGGCAAGGCGTAGGCCTGCGGAATATCGATAAGCGGCTGAGGTTCGAATATGGAACCTTACTGGAGCTTACGAGCGAGCTAGGGCGGGGAACGAGCGTTGCCTTCCGGATTCCTGACGTACAGCCGTGA
- a CDS encoding ATP-binding protein: MLHIAIAVVIGLAVSYMLMSAPPGAPKLQSEEGFLDLTQASLSKRPQKLQGEWEFYWHKLLSPEDIRSRMAGGEMAERYIYIPGSWLDYPLDGQELSGQGFATFRLVIELSGQDRNGRLALRLPTIFHAYKLWVNGELLAETGVVGEDKHGTTPHLATKLVFFQPKSDTVELVMQVANFHHKRGGITTDIELGDSSVLAAKTNLKVAGEMFITASLLVIGMYHLLLYVLRRKDRAPLYFGLFTLMFGIRSLLVGELMFTQLLPHFPWGLQFKIEYLILCLSGYIISMYFDCIFPDVLSRWFRLGTRIVTSGLCLIVVVTPALIYSQLLLPIGMIVVLHMVYLMLGLAKAAVRRMEGALIFLLVSVVALVTVINDFLYFNEWSRIGNTSPLGLLIFTIAQLILLSSRYTRTATNEERIARELQEANHKLLEINSNLEQIVMVRTHALSAAHEDLRTSYERLLHSEQGRKKLLAYITHDLRMPLSSMLGYVEAVMDMVKPERNEQYLKYIRDNTVRINRMIGELSFLSHLETGQVAYRMEPVSVIHFLRGFYEQYELVVRDARLYFLLDTGYMEDQGPGLLVAEMDKQRFEQALFNLVSNAMKFTASGGVVRLALTTDEVNNTRCAVISVQDSGMGIPPEQLEQIFDRNYRYDRSGLDKVVEGSGLGLAICREIVQAHGGSVRAESDGKTGSIFYVSLPLYSGSREVTT, translated from the coding sequence TTGCTTCATATAGCTATTGCCGTAGTTATCGGTTTGGCCGTAAGCTATATGCTCATGTCTGCACCGCCAGGCGCCCCCAAGCTTCAAAGCGAAGAAGGCTTTCTGGATTTAACGCAGGCCTCGCTCAGTAAGAGACCGCAAAAATTACAGGGCGAATGGGAGTTCTACTGGCACAAGCTGCTGTCACCAGAGGATATCCGGAGCCGGATGGCCGGAGGTGAAATGGCAGAGCGGTATATTTACATTCCCGGATCCTGGCTGGACTACCCGCTGGATGGTCAAGAGCTGAGCGGACAAGGCTTTGCAACCTTCCGTCTGGTCATAGAGCTTAGCGGGCAGGACAGGAACGGGCGGCTTGCTTTGCGGCTGCCTACCATTTTTCATGCGTATAAATTATGGGTGAATGGAGAGCTGCTGGCAGAGACCGGTGTGGTCGGTGAAGACAAGCATGGTACGACACCGCATCTGGCAACGAAGCTGGTGTTCTTTCAGCCTAAGAGTGATACGGTAGAGCTGGTTATGCAGGTTGCGAATTTCCATCATAAGCGGGGCGGCATCACCACAGATATAGAGCTGGGTGACAGTAGCGTATTAGCAGCCAAGACCAATCTGAAGGTTGCCGGAGAGATGTTCATCACCGCAAGTCTGCTGGTCATCGGCATGTATCATCTGCTGCTCTATGTACTCCGGCGTAAGGACAGAGCTCCGCTTTACTTTGGCCTGTTCACCTTGATGTTCGGTATCCGGTCCCTGCTGGTCGGCGAGCTTATGTTTACTCAGCTGCTGCCTCATTTTCCTTGGGGCCTGCAGTTCAAGATCGAGTATCTGATTCTTTGTCTCAGCGGTTATATTATCAGCATGTACTTTGACTGCATTTTCCCGGATGTTCTATCGCGGTGGTTCCGCCTCGGCACCCGGATCGTAACTAGCGGCCTCTGCCTTATTGTTGTGGTGACCCCTGCACTCATCTATTCACAATTGCTGCTGCCCATCGGTATGATCGTTGTTCTGCACATGGTGTATCTGATGCTTGGACTGGCCAAGGCGGCGGTGCGGCGTATGGAGGGAGCGCTGATCTTCCTGCTCGTGTCAGTGGTTGCTTTGGTTACGGTAATTAACGATTTCCTGTACTTCAACGAATGGTCCCGAATCGGGAACACCTCTCCGCTCGGGCTGCTGATCTTTACGATTGCTCAGCTGATTCTGCTGTCTTCCAGATATACGCGGACGGCAACGAACGAAGAGCGGATTGCACGTGAGCTGCAGGAGGCCAATCACAAGCTGCTTGAAATCAATTCCAATCTGGAGCAGATCGTAATGGTGCGTACACATGCCTTATCCGCAGCTCACGAGGATCTCCGTACATCGTATGAGCGGTTACTTCACTCTGAGCAAGGGAGAAAGAAGCTGCTTGCCTACATTACACATGATCTGCGCATGCCGCTGTCCAGCATGCTTGGTTATGTCGAGGCTGTGATGGACATGGTTAAGCCGGAACGCAATGAACAGTACCTGAAGTATATCCGGGATAACACGGTAAGGATTAACCGGATGATCGGGGAGCTGAGCTTCTTGTCGCATCTAGAAACAGGGCAGGTAGCTTACCGGATGGAACCGGTCTCTGTGATTCACTTCCTGCGCGGTTTCTATGAACAATATGAGCTGGTGGTGCGTGACGCGAGGCTGTACTTCTTACTGGATACCGGATATATGGAGGATCAGGGACCGGGCCTGCTCGTTGCCGAGATGGATAAGCAAAGATTCGAGCAGGCGCTGTTTAATCTGGTATCAAATGCGATGAAATTCACCGCTAGCGGCGGAGTGGTGCGTCTTGCCTTAACCACTGACGAGGTGAATAATACCCGCTGTGCGGTAATTAGCGTGCAAGACTCCGGCATGGGCATTCCCCCGGAGCAGCTCGAGCAGATCTTTGACCGTAACTACAGATATGACCGTTCGGGGCTGGACAAGGTAGTAGAGGGCAGCGGGCTTGGGCTGGCGATTTGCCGGGAAATTGTACAGGCGCACGGCGGGAGCGTCCGGGCGGAGAGTGACGGTAAGACAGGGTCGATATTCTACGTATCGCTGCCTTTGTATTCGGGAAGCAGGGAGGTAACAACGTAA
- a CDS encoding response regulator transcription factor, giving the protein MDTYKIMIVDDDPHICEIVQAYCEREGFVAAYSHNGTEAMKLLASFNPDLIVLDVLLANENGIDWCRTARSYTDAPIVFLSSHEEDEVKISALTYGGDDYVTKPFSPGVLMAKIKAHLRRVSTGRREQLLELPGLTLDFYAQSVNMGSKTIFLSKKEFSLLSYMAQNVNRVVTVDTLFHLVWGMDSLEDTRTVAVHISNLRKKIEADPVNPERIITIRGAGYMLAAGKRT; this is encoded by the coding sequence ATGGATACGTACAAAATTATGATCGTCGATGACGATCCCCATATCTGTGAGATTGTTCAGGCGTATTGCGAACGTGAGGGCTTTGTAGCCGCGTATAGCCACAACGGGACAGAAGCCATGAAGCTGCTGGCATCGTTTAATCCGGATTTGATTGTGCTGGACGTACTGCTGGCTAACGAGAACGGCATTGACTGGTGCAGGACCGCACGCAGCTACACGGATGCGCCGATCGTGTTCCTTAGCAGTCATGAAGAAGACGAGGTGAAGATCAGCGCATTAACTTACGGCGGCGACGATTATGTGACCAAGCCGTTCAGTCCGGGAGTGCTCATGGCCAAGATCAAAGCTCACCTCCGCAGAGTGTCGACGGGCAGAAGGGAACAACTGCTGGAGTTGCCGGGGTTGACGCTGGATTTCTACGCACAGTCCGTCAACATGGGCAGTAAAACCATTTTTTTATCGAAAAAAGAGTTCAGCCTGCTGTCTTATATGGCCCAAAACGTGAATCGTGTCGTCACTGTCGATACCCTGTTTCATCTCGTCTGGGGAATGGACAGCCTGGAGGATACAAGAACAGTCGCTGTACACATCAGTAATCTGCGCAAAAAAATCGAGGCTGATCCCGTCAATCCCGAGCGGATCATTACGATCCGGGGGGCCGGATATATGCTGGCTGCCGGCAAGCGGACATAG
- a CDS encoding tRNA-dihydrouridine synthase encodes MTNNFWRELPRPFFILAPMEDVTDVVFRHVVSRAGRPDVFFTEFANSESYCHPEGHHAVRGRLTFTEDEQPMVAHIWGDKPEYFRQMSIGMAEEGFRGIDINMGCPVANVAENGKGSGLICRPELAAEIIQAAKAGGLPVSVKTRLGFTDLDEWRGWLTHILQQDIVNLSIHLRTREEMSKVDAHWELIPEIKQLRDEIAPHTLLTINGDIPDRESGLKLAEEYGVDGIMIGRGIFQNPFAFEQEPKEHSSAELLDLLRLHLDLYDEYSSQKPRSFSPLQRFFKIYVRGFRGASELRNSLMNTRSTSEVRALLDDFRDKEQDGTDERGE; translated from the coding sequence ATGACTAATAATTTCTGGCGTGAATTACCGCGCCCCTTTTTCATACTGGCACCGATGGAAGACGTGACGGATGTGGTGTTTCGTCATGTTGTGAGCAGAGCAGGCCGACCGGATGTGTTCTTTACGGAGTTTGCAAATTCAGAGAGCTATTGCCACCCGGAGGGGCATCATGCGGTGCGCGGCCGTCTGACATTCACCGAGGATGAACAGCCGATGGTCGCCCATATCTGGGGAGACAAGCCGGAATACTTCCGGCAGATGAGCATCGGGATGGCCGAGGAAGGCTTCCGGGGCATTGATATTAATATGGGCTGTCCTGTAGCGAATGTAGCGGAGAACGGGAAGGGCAGCGGCCTGATCTGCCGCCCGGAGCTTGCAGCGGAGATCATTCAGGCGGCCAAGGCCGGGGGACTGCCGGTCAGTGTCAAGACAAGACTCGGATTCACGGACCTGGACGAATGGCGCGGCTGGTTAACCCATATCCTGCAGCAGGATATTGTGAACCTGTCCATCCATCTGCGTACCCGGGAGGAAATGAGCAAGGTAGATGCCCACTGGGAGCTGATTCCCGAGATTAAGCAGCTGCGCGATGAGATCGCTCCGCATACCCTGTTGACCATTAACGGGGATATCCCGGACCGCGAGAGCGGCCTGAAGCTCGCTGAAGAATATGGTGTGGACGGGATCATGATCGGGCGGGGGATTTTTCAGAATCCGTTTGCGTTTGAGCAGGAGCCGAAGGAGCACAGCAGTGCGGAGCTGCTGGATCTGCTGCGGCTGCACCTGGATCTCTATGATGAATACTCAAGTCAGAAGCCACGTTCCTTCAGCCCGCTGCAGCGCTTCTTCAAAATCTATGTCCGCGGCTTCCGCGGGGCCAGTGAATTAAGAAACAGCTTAATGAACACCAGATCCACAAGCGAAGTGCGTGCGCTGCTCGATGATTTCAGAGACAAGGAGCAGGACGGAACGGATGAACGCGGGGAGTAA